The Chitinophaga lutea genome contains the following window.
AGTTGAGGGCGATCTCTTCCGTGTCGCGCACCGGGAATTCTTTGCTGACGGGCATGCCCTCATAATAGGGCTCTATTTTCATGAACACTTCACCGAACTGCCCTGCCCCGCCGGATTGTTTTTTATGCCGGTAAGAAGCCATGGCCGGGCGCTGGATGGTTTCACGGTAAGGGATGCGCGCGGGGAGGTATTCCACCTGCATGTTGTAGACGTTTTCCAGCCGCCATTTGGTAACCGCCAGGTGCAGATCCCCCTGGCCATGCAGGATCACCTGTTTCAGTTCGCGGTTGTATTCCACTTCCAGCGTGGGGTCTTCCATGTGTATTTCCGCCAGCACTTCGCCTAGCTTTTCGTCGTCGCCTTTGTTTTTGGCCACGATGGCTACGCGTACTTTCGGTGGCGGGAAATGAATGGGGTCTACCTGTGCGGTAAAATTCTTTTCATTGAGGGTATGATTGGTGAAGGTGTTTTTCAGTTTGAGCGTGCAGCCGATGTCGCCGGAGCGCAGCCGCTCCACGGGCTGCCGGTTTTTACCGTCTGCAATGAACAGCTGGTTGAGGCGTTCGGTGGTATTGCCTTTTTCGTTGTAGAGCTCCTGCCCTGCCTTCACTTCCCCGCTCATCACTTTAAAAAACGAGAGTTTGCCGATGTGCGGTTCGAGGAGCGTTTTGAACACGAACAAGCAGGTGGGGCCGGCCGGGTCGCAGGGGATTTCCTTGCCGTCTTCCGTTTGTTCCGGCGGCATTTCCACCGCCGAAGGCGCCACGTTGTCGATGAATCCCATCAGGCGGCCGCTGCCCATATTGTTGCGGGCGCTGAGGCAGAACACGGGGAACACCTGGTGTTTCATCATCCCGATCTTGAGCCCCTGCCGAAGCTCATCTTCATCTAGGCTCCCCTTTTCGAAAAACAGTTCCATCAGTGCATCGTCGTTTTCAGCCGCTTTTTCTACAAGCTCGTTGTGCAGTACGTCCGCCTGCTCTTTTTCTTCCGCGGGTATCGGCAACTTTTCCGGTTTGCCCCCGCCCGCCGGAAAGCGGTACATGGTCATTTTCAGCAGATCGATGATGGCATTGAAGCCGGGCCCCTGGTTCACCGGGTATTGCATCACGGTCACCGCGGAGCCAAAGAATTGTCTGGCCTGGTCAAGCACCTGCTGGTAGTTGGCATTTTCATGGTCGAGGTGGTTGATGGCCAGGATGGTTGGTTTATTGTAGCGATCCACGTAATCCCAGATGAGCTCGGTGCCTACTTCCACCCCGTTGTACGCGTGCAGCAGCATCACGGCCGTATCGCAAACGCGGATAGACGACACCAGCTCCCCCGAAAAATCTTCCAGGCCGGGCGTATCGATGATATTGATCTTGTAATCCCTCCATTCCGTATGCAGGGTGGTGGCGTACACGGAGTTACCTCTCTCATACTCCACTTCGTGGTAATCGGATACCGTGTTCCTTTCCTCCACGGTACCCCTTTTACTGATGATGCCGGCCTCGAACAGCATGTCCTCGGCCAGCGTTGTTTTGCCGCTCTTGGCAGCGCCAATGAGCACAACGTTTTTCAGGTGTTTTTCATCATACATTTTCATACGGCAGGCAATTTAGCGTGGTGAGCGATGCCGGGTTATTGCGTATGGCCGGTCAGGGGAATAGTATCAGTTTTTCAGGCTACTTACTGGCTTTTTATATTTCCCGGCTTGTACTATTAAATTACGCAATTTTTAGGGTAAATACCGTGATAAGTACAGCTTAAAATTGATGTTCCAACACCGTTACAGGCCCATTTTACCCTAACTTTGCCGGATATAGCCGGCGGCGTGCGTTTTGCGCATACAACCGTGCGGCCCCATCGACCATCCAAAACCACACGTACGAATGAAATTGTTGCTGAAATATTTACAGAACTATAAGTGGCTGATCGCGCTGGCATTGCTGCTCGCCACCGTCAACCAGGTTTTTTCCCTGATGGACCCCTGGATCTTCGGAAAGATCGTGGACCAGTTTGCCGCCCATCCCCACTCTTACAACAAAACCGGTGAGCCTGTAGTACCGCGCGGGCAGCACGAATACCTGTACGGCGTTTTAATGCTGTTGCTGGCCTCCATCGGGGTGGCCATGGTATCGCGCATCGCCAAGGCGTTCCAGGATTATTTTGTGAGCGCCATCACCCAGAAGCTGGGCGCACAGATGTACACCGACGGGCTGCGGCACTCCATGCGGCTGCCTTACCAGGAGTTTGAAGACCAGCGGAGCGGGGAAACGCTGGCCGTGCTGCAGAAGGTGCGCGTCGACTCCGAAAAATTCATTTCCCAGTTCATTAACATCCTCTTCACCACCCTCGTGGGCGTGGTGTTCGTGATGGTGTTCGCCTACCGCGTGCACTGGTCGCTCGTATTCGTATACTTTGGCGGTTGCGTGCTGCTGGGCTGGCTGATGAACGTATTGAGCAAAAAGATCAAGTTCATCCAGAAAAGCATCGTGAAGGAAACCACCGTGCTGGCCGGCGCCACTACCGAGTCGCTGCGCAACATCGAGCTGGTGAAAAGCCTCGGCCTCACCAACCAGGAAATCCGCCGGCTCAACGCCAACACCATGAAAATACTGCTGCTCGAACTGAAAAAAGTGAGAAGCGTGCGCAGTATCGCGTTTGTGCAGGGCACTTTTGTGAACCTGCTGCGGTCGAGCATCCTCTTCCTGCTGCTGTACCTGGTGTATAAAGACACGGCCACCCTCGGCCAGATCTTCACCCTCCAGCTTTATTCGTTCTTCCTGTTCGGTCCGCT
Protein-coding sequences here:
- a CDS encoding elongation factor G: MKMYDEKHLKNVVLIGAAKSGKTTLAEDMLFEAGIISKRGTVEERNTVSDYHEVEYERGNSVYATTLHTEWRDYKINIIDTPGLEDFSGELVSSIRVCDTAVMLLHAYNGVEVGTELIWDYVDRYNKPTILAINHLDHENANYQQVLDQARQFFGSAVTVMQYPVNQGPGFNAIIDLLKMTMYRFPAGGGKPEKLPIPAEEKEQADVLHNELVEKAAENDDALMELFFEKGSLDEDELRQGLKIGMMKHQVFPVFCLSARNNMGSGRLMGFIDNVAPSAVEMPPEQTEDGKEIPCDPAGPTCLFVFKTLLEPHIGKLSFFKVMSGEVKAGQELYNEKGNTTERLNQLFIADGKNRQPVERLRSGDIGCTLKLKNTFTNHTLNEKNFTAQVDPIHFPPPKVRVAIVAKNKGDDEKLGEVLAEIHMEDPTLEVEYNRELKQVILHGQGDLHLAVTKWRLENVYNMQVEYLPARIPYRETIQRPAMASYRHKKQSGGAGQFGEVFMKIEPYYEGMPVSKEFPVRDTEEIALNWGGKLVFNNCIVGGAIDTRFLPSILKGVMEKMQEGPLTGSYVRDVRVSVYDGKMHPVDSNDISFKIAGMMAFREAFHQAAPQLLEPVFDLEASAPDVMMGDIMSELQTHRSVITGMDSGKASQVIKAKIPQAELDKLFASLRNVTQGKAKVKAVFAEYAPVPPEVQKKLSEEYKKVEQQNGQH
- a CDS encoding ABC transporter ATP-binding protein, which translates into the protein MKLLLKYLQNYKWLIALALLLATVNQVFSLMDPWIFGKIVDQFAAHPHSYNKTGEPVVPRGQHEYLYGVLMLLLASIGVAMVSRIAKAFQDYFVSAITQKLGAQMYTDGLRHSMRLPYQEFEDQRSGETLAVLQKVRVDSEKFISQFINILFTTLVGVVFVMVFAYRVHWSLVFVYFGGCVLLGWLMNVLSKKIKFIQKSIVKETTVLAGATTESLRNIELVKSLGLTNQEIRRLNANTMKILLLELKKVRSVRSIAFVQGTFVNLLRSSILFLLLYLVYKDTATLGQIFTLQLYSFFLFGPLQELGNIILAYREAEVSLGNFERILQTPVEATPQNPPKLSGIRELEFDHVSFKHLTALGKALDDISFNVKIGESIAFVGPSGSGKTTLVKLLVGLYKAGEGRILYNGIDASAIDIEELRHQIGFVTQDTQLFSGTIRENLLFVNPRATDEELMSALQRAACYSLLARAEKGIDTVIGEGGIKISGGEKQRLSIARALLRHPRLLVFDEATSALDSITEEEITQTVRNVTSSKEHITVMIAHRLSTIMHADRIYVLEKGRIVETGAHHTLLEEKGLYYAMWRQQIGERKTQESAQPA